The segment GCTATGCCAAGCAGGCCGGGGCCGATGGCGCCCTCCTCGTTCTCCCGTACTACAACAAGCCGACCCAGGCGGGTCTCATCGCGCACTGCCGCGCCGTTGCCGATGCAGCGGATTTGCCGTTGATTCTCTACAATATCCCGGGGCGGACGGGGGTCAATATGCTGCCGGAGACGCTGGCGGCGCTGGCAGATCATCCATACATCGTTGGCATGAAGGAGGCGACCGGCAATCTGGAACAGATGACCCATGACATCGTCCTGTGCGGGGATAAGCTCTCTTTCCTGTCCGGGGATGATACCCTGACGTTGCCGCTCTTAGCTGTGGGGGGACGAGGCGTAGTCTCGGTGGTTGCGAATATCGTGCCACGTGACGTGTCTGACCTCGTCCGCACCTTCTTGAACGGTGACTGGAAGCGCGCCAGGGAAATCCACCTCAAGCTCTTCCCGCTCTGTCAGGCGATGTTTTGCGAGACCAATCCGATCCCGGTCAAGACTGCCATGGCCCTTATGGGGATGGTCAGCGGAGAGCTTCGCCTACCGCTCTGGCCGATAAGCGAGATGAACCTCACCAAGCTCAAAGCCGCGATGCGGGCCTACGGTCTGATCTCATGAGTATTCCTTCAGCCTTCAGCCTTCAGCTTTCAGCCCTGTTCGGTATCTCTCGATGATACGAGCCATTGTCTGTGGTGCGGCTGGGCGGATGGGCGGGCGAATCATTGCCATGATCCACGAAGCGGACGACTTCACGCTGGCCGGGGCAGTAG is part of the Candidatus Methylomirabilis limnetica genome and harbors:
- the dapA gene encoding 4-hydroxy-tetrahydrodipicolinate synthase gives rise to the protein MFQGSMVALVTPFKDGRVDEPTLRELVEFQIKNGTDVLVPCGTTGESPTLTHDEHRRIIELTVEAANGRIAVVAGTGSNSTTEAIDLTRYAKQAGADGALLVLPYYNKPTQAGLIAHCRAVADAADLPLILYNIPGRTGVNMLPETLAALADHPYIVGMKEATGNLEQMTHDIVLCGDKLSFLSGDDTLTLPLLAVGGRGVVSVVANIVPRDVSDLVRTFLNGDWKRAREIHLKLFPLCQAMFCETNPIPVKTAMALMGMVSGELRLPLWPISEMNLTKLKAAMRAYGLIS